From a region of the Constantimarinum furrinae genome:
- a CDS encoding T9SS type B sorting domain-containing protein, which translates to MKKFLLPLTLLFFCVGFAQSIDVNNPADPETAYTPLEMITEVLMGGSDCGDVEFILLQENPDGVANPAVKSWGYFDASGTTFPFQSGVVLSSGWAESAEGPNASGGVSDTGTGWAGDNDLKIILDNQSGDNEPTNNATIFQFTFVPVISNISFDFIFGSEEYENQWECSASFRDGFAFLLRGPGIPNDSGTPFGGTNIAAVPGSAGVPVSTLSIHSDTFTCGTEIPGTNFFPNLYVSNSGANNLNEIEFDGYTESLTAQAMLTPGETYELKMVIADRGDTAFDSAVFFRAGSFNIGVSLPPDLTIAAGNAPCEGEEIEIAVEPDPTGSTTYQWYIYNTVTMVFDPIPGATNNSIVVTQSGTYQIEAAINGGCTATDEIIVEFAPQPTAAVPTDLIICDEAPNDGFAEFDLTVKDAEIMNGEPNTFVEYYTTLNNAQLGLDPIPTPTAWTNTVMGFQTIYARLQEMSFGCYDIVPLNVQVDDAPSITDPISDYFICDNDQDGFEVFDLTSKDSEILNILVNVTLTYHTSQADALGGTNAIANPTNYVSGGELIWVRAENSAGCVTVGSFGLILGDIPMFVEVDEFEQCDNDGDGLEDFDLNSQNATIVGGNLNLSVSYHPTLGDAQGDSNPLGIPYTSAGGEFIWVRVEDNMTGCYGTFEMELIVLMAPEIFEPDPLTYCDDDNDGFGEFTLTDADEDVVNGNPSGNLVVSYHETLADAQNGVNALSSPYTNVDPFTQTLYVRLLDLATGCYSTTTLLLIVQDSPLINDPAALVLCDDDGDGVEIFDLTQVEPEVLGSLDPANYTISYYEDPALTIAIVNTTAYPNISNPQTIHIVVEDIANGCQGLTTVELIVNLPPSLVAPTPLELCDVNNPGDEMEAFNLESKTFEITGGDPTIVITYHETQGDADAGINALNSPYVNTVPQPQTIYIRAVGGGTGCVVSQGFTLDLVVNPLPSPVTPTPLEVCDVNNDGFAMFDLTSKDAEIIAGEPGVILSYHETLSDANLGIFPLSSPYQNIVAGMQTVYARAEYGVSNPPPNNTGCFRVVELDLIVLPTPVVPLNLDPLILCDVDGNGSEVFDLTQRAADIYGTQDPSLYSLTYHESLAAAQAGTPFIGSPQSYTNLSNPQTIYVRLEDNSSGCFKIGQFELQTPSGPAVTQPTPLSVCDDVGEPWDGISVFDLTVKNDEITGGALGVGVRYYETLADAQNDENVIDPDTAYTNLTNPQTLYVRVSDGNTGCVNTTTTLTLRVSANPDPEAPDALSLCDVNDPGDGVEVFDLTVVEAQILDGETWDVSYHESYDDAFAGVNAIVDPTLYSNLSNPQTIYIRVTNNTIPEACFEIVTLELIVNPLPDASVVISDYIICEVPSNGMALFDLSSKIPEILGGQDPSVFVVSFYESQVEAQGMLNPIQNTTAYPNSTNPQTIYVGILNSQTGCYVATQSFDIEEREGAVANTPAAPYEICDNLGDNDGIGEFTLDGSTVESQALIDEILAGQDPSVYLLSFYESLSNAQTATDPLAGTYVNVINPQVIYARVDNSDTECFEITQVILKVEQLPELTLEESYRLCVDANGNPIPEEEGALSPPVIDTGLDASLYSFEWYFNGEIILGQSDPFITALEGGTYSVIVTELDSGCSTEGVTTVVLSSPPLEYEVLVSEAFSSSHTITVNVTQGLGEWVYQLDDGVFQVENVFDGVLPGTHLVTIKDANGCGSVTVEVGIVDYPRFVTPNQDGYHDTWNIIGIADSDPTAKIYIFDRFGKLLKQISPLGEGWDGTYNGNPLPSSDYWFLVEYKEDDTTKEFRGHFTLKR; encoded by the coding sequence ATGAAGAAATTTTTACTCCCCTTAACACTTCTCTTCTTTTGCGTTGGATTTGCACAGTCTATAGACGTAAATAACCCTGCCGATCCGGAAACTGCCTATACTCCATTAGAAATGATAACAGAAGTCCTTATGGGCGGAAGCGATTGTGGAGATGTTGAGTTTATTTTATTACAAGAAAACCCGGATGGTGTTGCTAACCCTGCCGTTAAAAGCTGGGGATATTTTGATGCCTCTGGTACAACTTTTCCTTTTCAAAGTGGTGTAGTGTTGTCCTCTGGTTGGGCCGAAAGCGCAGAAGGACCAAATGCCTCTGGGGGTGTCTCCGATACCGGAACCGGTTGGGCTGGTGACAACGATCTTAAGATAATCCTCGACAATCAAAGTGGTGATAATGAACCCACAAATAATGCTACTATTTTTCAGTTTACTTTTGTTCCGGTAATAAGTAATATTAGCTTCGATTTTATATTTGGTTCGGAAGAATATGAAAACCAATGGGAATGTTCGGCATCATTTAGAGATGGCTTTGCTTTTCTTCTTAGAGGCCCAGGAATACCGAACGATTCTGGAACACCCTTTGGAGGAACAAATATCGCTGCTGTCCCGGGATCTGCCGGAGTACCTGTAAGTACACTCTCTATACACTCCGATACGTTTACCTGTGGAACTGAAATACCCGGTACTAACTTTTTCCCTAATCTATACGTTAGTAATAGTGGTGCAAACAATTTAAATGAAATAGAGTTCGATGGTTATACCGAATCGTTGACGGCGCAGGCTATGTTGACTCCGGGTGAAACTTATGAACTAAAGATGGTGATTGCCGACAGAGGTGATACCGCTTTTGATTCGGCAGTATTCTTCAGAGCCGGGAGTTTTAATATTGGAGTAAGTCTTCCTCCCGACCTCACCATCGCAGCCGGAAATGCGCCTTGTGAAGGCGAGGAAATTGAAATTGCGGTCGAACCGGATCCAACAGGATCGACAACGTATCAGTGGTATATCTACAATACGGTTACTATGGTATTCGATCCTATTCCCGGAGCCACTAACAATTCAATCGTAGTAACACAATCCGGGACCTATCAAATTGAAGCTGCCATAAATGGAGGATGTACAGCAACCGACGAAATTATCGTTGAGTTTGCTCCTCAGCCTACTGCGGCTGTCCCAACAGATCTTATTATATGTGATGAAGCTCCCAACGATGGTTTTGCAGAGTTTGACCTTACAGTGAAGGACGCCGAAATTATGAATGGGGAACCTAACACATTTGTAGAATACTATACAACGCTTAATAATGCTCAGTTAGGATTGGATCCTATTCCAACCCCTACTGCCTGGACTAATACGGTGATGGGCTTTCAAACTATTTATGCTCGTTTGCAGGAAATGTCTTTTGGTTGTTATGATATAGTACCATTAAACGTTCAAGTCGACGATGCTCCCTCGATTACTGATCCCATTAGTGATTATTTTATATGCGACAATGATCAGGATGGATTTGAGGTTTTTGATCTCACGAGTAAGGATTCAGAGATCTTGAACATATTGGTTAATGTTACTTTGACCTATCACACCTCGCAGGCTGATGCTTTGGGTGGTACTAATGCTATTGCGAATCCGACCAATTATGTAAGTGGTGGTGAACTTATCTGGGTACGTGCTGAGAATAGTGCGGGCTGTGTTACTGTGGGTAGTTTTGGGTTGATTTTGGGTGATATTCCGATGTTTGTTGAAGTGGATGAGTTTGAGCAGTGTGATAATGATGGTGATGGTTTAGAGGATTTTGATCTCAACAGTCAGAATGCTACCATAGTGGGTGGTAATTTGAATTTGAGTGTTAGTTATCATCCTACTTTGGGTGATGCTCAGGGGGATAGTAATCCTTTGGGTATTCCTTATACCAGTGCTGGTGGTGAGTTTATATGGGTACGTGTTGAGGATAATATGACGGGTTGTTATGGGACCTTTGAGATGGAGTTGATCGTTTTGATGGCTCCTGAGATCTTTGAGCCCGATCCTTTGACCTATTGTGATGATGACAATGATGGTTTTGGTGAGTTTACCTTAACGGATGCCGATGAGGATGTTGTCAACGGGAACCCATCGGGGAATTTGGTGGTGAGTTATCATGAGACGTTGGCCGATGCACAAAATGGGGTCAATGCCTTAAGTAGTCCGTATACGAACGTGGATCCTTTTACTCAGACGCTTTATGTTCGTTTGCTGGATCTGGCTACGGGTTGTTACAGTACTACGACCTTGCTTTTGATCGTACAGGACAGTCCTTTGATCAATGATCCTGCTGCTTTGGTGCTGTGTGATGACGATGGAGATGGTGTTGAGATCTTCGATCTCACTCAGGTGGAGCCAGAGGTGTTAGGTTCTTTGGATCCTGCCAATTATACCATTAGTTATTATGAGGATCCTGCCCTTACCATTGCCATAGTCAATACCACGGCCTATCCCAATATAAGTAATCCTCAGACGATTCATATTGTTGTTGAGGATATTGCTAATGGGTGCCAGGGTCTCACGACGGTGGAACTTATTGTGAATTTACCTCCTTCCCTTGTTGCTCCTACGCCTTTGGAGCTTTGTGATGTTAACAATCCCGGGGATGAGATGGAGGCCTTTAATTTAGAGAGTAAGACCTTTGAGATCACCGGTGGTGATCCTACCATTGTTATCACCTATCATGAGACGCAAGGGGATGCCGATGCGGGTATTAATGCGCTCAATAGTCCTTATGTGAATACGGTTCCTCAGCCTCAGACGATCTATATACGTGCTGTTGGTGGGGGTACGGGTTGTGTGGTGAGTCAGGGCTTTACTCTGGATCTGGTTGTGAATCCTTTGCCTTCTCCTGTCACGCCGACTCCTTTGGAGGTTTGTGATGTGAACAATGATGGATTTGCGATGTTCGATCTCACGAGTAAGGATGCTGAGATCATTGCGGGTGAGCCGGGTGTTATTTTAAGTTATCATGAGACACTTTCGGATGCGAATTTGGGTATTTTTCCTTTGAGTAGTCCGTATCAGAATATAGTTGCAGGTATGCAGACGGTGTATGCGCGTGCGGAGTATGGTGTGTCTAATCCCCCTCCCAACAATACGGGCTGTTTTAGGGTTGTTGAGTTGGATCTTATTGTGTTGCCTACCCCTGTTGTTCCGTTGAATTTGGATCCGCTTATCCTCTGTGATGTGGATGGCAATGGCAGTGAGGTTTTTGATCTCACCCAGCGTGCGGCAGATATTTACGGCACTCAGGATCCCTCCCTGTATAGTCTTACCTACCATGAGAGTTTGGCAGCTGCTCAGGCGGGTACTCCCTTTATAGGCAGTCCCCAGTCCTATACGAATTTGAGCAATCCACAGACGATCTATGTTCGTTTAGAGGATAATTCCTCGGGATGTTTTAAGATCGGTCAGTTTGAGTTGCAGACCCCTTCGGGTCCTGCGGTGACTCAGCCTACGCCTTTGAGTGTTTGTGATGATGTTGGTGAGCCCTGGGATGGTATTTCGGTATTTGATCTTACGGTAAAGAACGATGAGATCACCGGTGGTGCTTTGGGTGTTGGGGTGCGATACTATGAGACGTTGGCCGATGCTCAGAATGATGAGAATGTTATCGATCCCGATACGGCCTATACGAATTTGACCAATCCACAGACCTTGTATGTTCGTGTGAGTGATGGTAATACGGGATGTGTCAATACCACTACGACCTTAACGCTTCGCGTGAGTGCCAATCCGGACCCCGAGGCTCCCGATGCCTTATCGCTTTGTGATGTGAATGACCCGGGTGATGGGGTAGAGGTGTTCGATCTAACGGTTGTTGAGGCACAGATCTTAGATGGTGAGACCTGGGATGTTAGTTATCATGAGAGTTATGATGATGCCTTTGCGGGGGTCAATGCTATTGTTGATCCTACCCTGTACAGCAATTTAAGCAATCCACAGACGATCTACATTCGTGTGACCAACAATACGATCCCTGAGGCTTGTTTTGAGATCGTTACCTTGGAGCTTATTGTAAATCCGCTTCCTGATGCGAGTGTTGTTATAAGTGATTATATCATTTGTGAGGTTCCTTCCAATGGTATGGCCTTGTTTGATCTAAGCAGTAAGATCCCTGAGATCTTAGGGGGTCAGGATCCTTCAGTTTTTGTGGTTAGTTTCTATGAGAGTCAGGTTGAGGCCCAGGGGATGCTCAATCCGATACAAAATACTACGGCCTATCCCAATAGTACGAATCCACAGACGATCTATGTTGGGATCTTAAACAGTCAGACGGGTTGTTATGTTGCTACCCAGAGTTTTGACATAGAGGAGCGTGAGGGTGCTGTTGCCAATACTCCTGCTGCACCGTATGAGATATGTGATAATCTGGGAGATAACGATGGCATCGGGGAGTTTACCTTAGATGGCAGCACTGTGGAATCTCAGGCGCTTATCGATGAGATCCTGGCGGGTCAGGATCCTTCGGTGTACTTGCTTAGTTTCTATGAGAGTCTCTCCAATGCTCAGACGGCCACAGATCCTTTGGCTGGCACCTATGTGAATGTTATCAATCCCCAGGTGATCTATGCCCGTGTTGACAATAGTGATACGGAGTGTTTTGAGATCACTCAGGTGATCTTAAAGGTGGAGCAGCTTCCCGAGCTTACCCTGGAGGAGAGTTATCGTTTGTGTGTGGATGCCAATGGGAATCCTATTCCAGAGGAAGAGGGTGCTTTGTCACCTCCTGTGATCGATACGGGACTTGATGCTTCGCTCTACAGTTTTGAGTGGTATTTCAACGGTGAGATCATCTTGGGTCAGAGTGATCCGTTTATCACGGCCCTAGAAGGGGGTACCTATAGTGTGATAGTGACCGAGTTGGATAGTGGATGTAGTACAGAGGGTGTTACCACGGTGGTGCTTTCTTCGCCTCCTTTGGAATATGAGGTATTGGTCTCTGAGGCATTTTCATCGAGTCATACCATCACGGTGAATGTGACCCAAGGCTTGGGTGAATGGGTGTATCAATTGGATGATGGTGTCTTTCAGGTGGAGAATGTCTTTGATGGGGTATTACCGGGGACACATCTGGTGACCATCAAGGATGCCAATGGGTGTGGTAGTGTAACCGTTGAAGTTGGGATCGTTGATTATCCAAGGTTTGTCACACCCAATCAGGATGGCTATCACGATACGTGGAACATCATTGGTATTGCCGATAGTGACCCTACGGCAAAAATTTATATATTTGACAGGTTTGGAAAATTGTTAAAGCAGATCAGTCCCCTTGGCGAGGGCTGGGATGGTACCTATAACGGGAATCCATTACCGTCGAGTGATTACTGGTTCCTGGTGGAATACAAAGAAGACGACACCACCAAAGAGTTCAGAGGTCATTTTACCCTAAAACGATAG
- a CDS encoding PorP/SprF family type IX secretion system membrane protein: MKLRKTYFILLLLVTPFAFSQDGIPIYSDYLSDNLYLLHPSMAGAATHNQIRLTARQQWFDQEEAPNLQTLSFNARLGEQSGVGAIVFSDRNGYHSQTGGYLTYAHHIMFSRSEADLNQLSFGLSAGLIQSKLDETQFDPNDFDPIIAGIIQSSSYFNVDAGLSYNFLNFSGHFTVKNIIFQNRSLFSEKFEPNNQRQYLFSAAYAIGKYGSTWTYEPSLLFQWKERTGEQSVDINFKAYREMDFGQLWGALSYRRSLDGAEFLNGQEIKTQKLQYVTPVVGINYKQFMFAYTYSYQAGNVRFQSGGFHQITLGYDFLGSRPEPYDCNCPAIN, encoded by the coding sequence ATGAAGCTTAGAAAAACCTACTTTATACTACTGTTGTTAGTAACACCATTTGCATTTTCACAGGACGGTATACCAATATATTCCGATTATTTATCAGATAACCTTTATTTACTTCACCCATCAATGGCAGGAGCGGCGACACATAATCAGATTCGCTTAACAGCCAGGCAACAATGGTTCGATCAGGAGGAAGCCCCTAATCTTCAAACACTTAGTTTTAATGCTCGTTTAGGAGAACAATCTGGAGTTGGAGCCATAGTATTTAGCGACCGTAACGGATATCATTCTCAAACCGGAGGATATTTAACCTATGCGCACCATATTATGTTTTCAAGAAGCGAGGCCGATCTAAATCAGTTGTCATTTGGATTGAGTGCCGGACTTATTCAATCTAAGCTTGACGAAACACAATTCGATCCGAATGACTTCGACCCGATTATTGCCGGAATTATTCAGAGTTCATCTTACTTTAATGTAGATGCCGGATTATCATATAACTTTCTAAACTTTTCAGGGCATTTCACGGTAAAGAATATCATCTTTCAGAATAGAAGTCTTTTTTCAGAAAAATTTGAGCCTAATAACCAAAGACAATATCTGTTTTCGGCAGCGTATGCAATTGGAAAGTATGGGTCTACATGGACTTATGAGCCTTCTCTGCTATTTCAGTGGAAGGAACGAACAGGCGAACAGTCTGTGGATATAAATTTTAAAGCATACCGCGAAATGGATTTCGGTCAGTTATGGGGAGCTTTATCTTATAGAAGAAGCTTAGACGGTGCCGAATTTTTGAATGGTCAGGAAATTAAAACACAAAAACTACAATACGTTACTCCTGTGGTTGGAATTAATTATAAGCAATTCATGTTCGCTTATACCTATTCATACCAGGCAGGAAATGTAAGATTTCAAAGCGGTGGTTTTCACCAAATCACTCTTGGATACGATTTTCTTGGAAGCAGACCGGAACCTTACGATTGTAATTGTCCCGCGATCAACTAA
- a CDS encoding vWA domain-containing protein: MKIIKKTLLGLTMITAFACKAEGSNESAKNNLADTAPITKGHYIKVALLLDTSNSMDGLIDQAKAQLWEIVNELSYARCRNERPKLEIALYEYGNDGLSDRDGFIRQILSFTSDLDEVSKELFSLTTNGGSEYCGTVIMSSIKQLDWGNDADDLKMIFIAGNEPFTQGKINYRDAALEAKEKDIVVNTIFCGDFNHGVSSKWQEGANLTYGDYIAINHNQQTIHIASPYDDLILQLNIRLNSTYVPYGRSGRNKLANQETQDMNAKGYGTANAVSRTVTKSSHMYDNSTWDLVDAEKKAGFSYEELKKEELPENLKGKSTAEIKKYVAQQRKERDEIQVEIARLNEKRRQYLVKNKPKSENGLESAMINALKKQAEKKKYTWQ; this comes from the coding sequence ATGAAAATTATCAAGAAAACACTATTAGGGCTTACCATGATCACAGCCTTCGCATGTAAAGCAGAAGGATCAAACGAATCGGCTAAAAATAATTTAGCAGATACTGCCCCCATAACCAAAGGGCACTACATAAAAGTAGCATTGCTGTTGGATACCAGCAATAGTATGGACGGTCTTATTGATCAGGCCAAAGCACAACTTTGGGAGATCGTAAATGAACTTTCGTATGCAAGATGCAGGAATGAGCGCCCCAAACTAGAGATCGCCTTATATGAGTACGGAAACGATGGTCTTAGCGATCGCGACGGTTTTATTAGACAGATCCTATCGTTTACTTCCGATCTCGATGAAGTCTCAAAGGAATTATTTTCACTCACCACCAATGGCGGATCCGAATATTGTGGGACAGTAATCATGTCTTCCATCAAGCAGCTAGATTGGGGAAATGATGCCGATGACCTAAAAATGATCTTTATTGCGGGTAATGAACCGTTTACTCAAGGAAAGATCAACTACAGGGATGCAGCTCTTGAAGCAAAAGAAAAAGACATCGTAGTAAACACGATTTTCTGTGGTGATTTTAATCATGGCGTTTCGTCAAAATGGCAAGAAGGCGCAAATCTTACTTATGGTGACTATATTGCGATTAATCACAATCAACAAACCATACATATTGCATCGCCCTATGACGATCTAATTCTACAACTCAACATTCGCCTTAACAGCACCTATGTTCCTTATGGTCGTAGTGGAAGAAACAAATTAGCGAATCAGGAAACCCAGGACATGAATGCAAAAGGCTATGGAACTGCAAATGCAGTGAGTAGAACGGTTACCAAAAGTTCACATATGTATGATAACAGTACCTGGGATCTGGTGGATGCTGAAAAAAAGGCCGGCTTTAGTTATGAGGAATTGAAGAAGGAGGAACTTCCTGAAAATCTAAAAGGAAAGTCAACCGCAGAGATCAAAAAATACGTAGCACAACAGCGGAAAGAGCGTGATGAAATTCAAGTTGAGATTGCAAGACTAAATGAAAAAAGACGACAGTATCTGGTTAAGAATAAACCCAAATCTGAAAATGGTTTGGAGAGCGCCATGATCAATGCTTTAAAAAAACAGGCAGAAAAAAAGAAGTATACCTGGCAGTAA
- a CDS encoding tetratricopeptide repeat-containing sensor histidine kinase encodes MKHLFSISILIVVLLGSSFVSGQTRRTSPNSFILKGKVVEAESNSPINRVNIEILGGDYATTNADGQFRIEAEIGDELIIKSDDFETVYYKIKDQQFVTVRVKNNTEEESVETLSANKNKSSDLFKTYIDSSRFYLKKDAKRSIEYITRALESVPGKTASPTQNSIAFETLGDINSFWGQDDLAISNYKRSISNKITISARIKLASAFRRNNNYQEGITLYKNLLAENLTEYQKVEVYEGLGDSYKAINNLNESVSNYQKALNLAEKHRITPKITDLNSKMGSVYAESGSVVRAEEYFDNSLNLAQKENKKRAVEEKDKVADFYNQNQDFDKEIQLRNETLNEIQSLDDFGTSGVVENSSPLTPQRQNYKIANAYVAQQKFTEAIPFLEKSIREASKNEDLVVEKDATRKLSEVYRDIGDFDKAAESYERYVEVVDELYIKKEQEISQAARFSKDIALKQNRITNLESERELNESRYKLAFENQELVEKNNRIQKWIIGSLILIALLLLFTAYIQYKNVRQQKYANNLLALKSLRTQMNPHFIFNALNSVNSFIASNDERTANKYLSDFSQLMRAVLENSEEDFISLEKEIELLQLYVKLEHFRFKDKFDYTIDVDPNIAVNEFVIPPMLLQPYVENAVWHGLRYKEEKGNLTIQFQQINSETVKIRISDDGIGRKKSKELKTDHQKKQNSKGMGNIEKRIAILNEMYKDKVDVTVTNIFENEEGTLVELILKKD; translated from the coding sequence ATGAAGCACCTCTTTTCTATATCAATCTTAATAGTCGTATTGCTGGGTAGTTCCTTTGTATCCGGTCAAACAAGACGTACATCACCTAATAGTTTTATACTAAAAGGAAAGGTGGTTGAAGCAGAAAGCAACAGCCCAATAAATCGTGTTAATATTGAAATTTTAGGAGGAGATTATGCTACAACCAATGCCGACGGACAGTTTAGAATTGAAGCTGAGATAGGTGATGAGCTCATCATCAAGAGTGACGACTTCGAAACAGTTTATTACAAAATTAAAGATCAACAATTTGTTACAGTTCGGGTAAAGAACAATACCGAAGAAGAATCGGTTGAAACACTTAGCGCTAATAAGAATAAGTCTTCCGACCTTTTTAAAACCTACATAGATTCTTCGCGATTCTATTTAAAAAAAGATGCTAAAAGGAGTATCGAATATATTACCCGGGCACTGGAATCGGTTCCCGGTAAAACAGCCAGCCCAACCCAAAACAGTATCGCGTTTGAGACTCTCGGAGATATAAATTCATTTTGGGGACAGGACGATCTGGCCATTTCAAATTACAAGCGAAGTATTTCTAACAAGATCACCATTAGTGCTCGTATCAAGCTTGCTTCGGCCTTCCGAAGAAATAATAACTACCAAGAAGGAATAACTCTGTACAAGAATCTTTTGGCGGAGAACCTCACCGAGTATCAAAAAGTGGAAGTCTATGAAGGCTTAGGTGATAGTTACAAAGCGATAAATAACTTGAATGAAAGTGTTTCAAATTACCAGAAGGCCCTCAATCTTGCCGAAAAACACAGGATCACTCCCAAGATCACAGATCTTAATTCGAAAATGGGCAGTGTGTACGCAGAAAGCGGTTCGGTGGTTCGAGCTGAAGAGTATTTCGATAATTCATTGAACCTTGCGCAAAAGGAAAATAAGAAAAGAGCCGTTGAGGAAAAAGATAAGGTAGCGGATTTTTATAATCAGAATCAAGATTTTGATAAAGAGATCCAGCTTAGAAATGAAACACTAAATGAGATACAATCGCTGGATGATTTTGGAACCAGTGGCGTGGTTGAAAACAGCAGTCCGTTGACACCACAGCGTCAAAATTATAAAATTGCAAATGCTTATGTAGCCCAACAAAAGTTTACGGAAGCTATCCCTTTCTTGGAAAAAAGCATTAGAGAGGCAAGTAAGAATGAGGATCTGGTAGTGGAGAAAGATGCGACCAGAAAATTGTCTGAAGTTTACAGGGACATCGGGGATTTTGATAAAGCAGCCGAAAGCTACGAGCGCTATGTGGAAGTTGTGGACGAACTTTATATTAAAAAAGAACAGGAAATCTCACAGGCCGCCAGGTTTAGTAAGGACATCGCATTAAAGCAAAATAGAATTACCAATCTGGAAAGCGAACGTGAACTAAACGAAAGCAGATATAAACTAGCTTTTGAAAATCAGGAACTGGTTGAGAAGAACAACAGGATCCAAAAGTGGATCATTGGGTCTTTGATCCTTATTGCGCTATTATTATTGTTTACGGCCTATATTCAGTATAAAAATGTGCGTCAGCAAAAATACGCCAACAACCTGCTTGCTTTAAAGTCGTTGCGAACGCAAATGAACCCACATTTTATATTTAATGCGCTCAATTCGGTAAACAGTTTTATTGCTTCCAACGATGAACGCACAGCGAACAAATACCTGAGTGATTTTTCTCAGTTAATGCGTGCCGTACTGGAAAACAGCGAAGAGGATTTTATTTCGTTGGAAAAGGAGATCGAGCTATTGCAGCTGTATGTAAAACTGGAGCATTTCAGGTTTAAGGATAAATTTGATTATACCATTGATGTAGATCCCAACATAGCCGTAAACGAATTTGTGATCCCACCCATGCTGCTTCAGCCGTATGTGGAGAATGCGGTGTGGCACGGACTTAGATACAAAGAAGAAAAAGGCAATTTGACTATTCAGTTTCAGCAAATAAATTCAGAAACCGTAAAAATAAGGATCAGTGATGACGGTATAGGCAGAAAAAAGTCTAAGGAGTTAAAGACCGATCACCAGAAGAAACAAAACTCAAAAGGAATGGGTAACATCGAAAAGCGAATTGCTATTTTGAATGAGATGTATAAGGACAAGGTAGATGTGACTGTGACCAATATATTTGAAAATGAAGAAGGGACCCTGGTGGAACTTATTTTAAAGAAAGACTAA
- a CDS encoding LytR/AlgR family response regulator transcription factor, which yields MELRAIIVEDEETSREILKSYLGKYCPSVLVKGEAANVEEALVLIRNNDLDIVFLDVEMPYGNAFDLLDTVGDRQFETVFVTAYNHYAIDALNAHASYYLLKPISIDKLIEAVDYVTEIKEKENSLQNTILQPKNAQVTGKITIPLQNGFEVLEIENILYCQADDNYTQIYLKEGKKLVSKTLKYFEQSLAESGFARVHKSYLVNVNAIKEYKKGKGGSVVLSSGKQIMVSPSRKKELLAYFS from the coding sequence ATGGAATTACGAGCAATCATAGTAGAAGATGAAGAAACCAGTAGAGAAATTCTGAAGAGTTATCTCGGTAAATACTGTCCTTCCGTTTTGGTAAAAGGCGAAGCAGCCAATGTGGAGGAGGCATTGGTGTTAATTCGGAATAACGATCTGGATATTGTGTTTCTCGATGTGGAAATGCCCTACGGAAATGCATTCGATCTGCTCGACACGGTGGGTGACCGTCAATTCGAAACCGTATTTGTAACCGCGTATAATCACTATGCAATTGATGCCTTAAATGCGCATGCTTCCTATTATTTACTGAAGCCTATTTCTATCGACAAATTAATAGAAGCCGTGGATTATGTAACTGAGATCAAGGAAAAGGAAAACAGTCTTCAAAATACTATATTGCAGCCTAAGAACGCTCAGGTCACCGGGAAGATCACCATTCCGCTTCAAAACGGTTTTGAGGTTCTTGAGATCGAGAATATTCTGTATTGTCAAGCAGATGATAATTACACTCAGATCTATTTAAAGGAAGGGAAAAAGTTGGTGAGCAAGACATTAAAGTATTTCGAACAATCTCTTGCCGAGAGTGGCTTTGCACGAGTTCATAAATCATATCTCGTAAACGTAAACGCCATTAAGGAATACAAAAAAGGTAAGGGTGGAAGCGTGGTCCTTTCCAGCGGAAAGCAAATTATGGTGAGTCCGTCGCGGAAAAAGGAACTGCTGGCGTATTTTAGTTAA